One window from the genome of Pseudalkalibacillus hwajinpoensis encodes:
- a CDS encoding IreB family regulatory phosphoprotein, whose protein sequence is MSSMDKTMKFNFPDDAYNHDVQEVLLTVYSALQEKGYNPINQIVGYLLSGDPAYIPRHNDARSLIRKLERDELIEELVKSYLTHHQG, encoded by the coding sequence ATGAGTTCGATGGACAAAACAATGAAATTTAATTTTCCAGACGACGCATATAATCATGATGTCCAGGAAGTGTTACTCACCGTCTATAGTGCTCTTCAAGAAAAGGGCTATAATCCGATTAACCAGATCGTGGGTTACCTCCTTTCTGGGGATCCGGCTTACATTCCGAGACACAATGATGCGAGAAGCTTAATTCGTAAGCTTGAAAGAGACGAATTAATTGAAGAGCTTGTGAAATCGTATCTTACTCATCATCAGGGATAA
- the ruvX gene encoding Holliday junction resolvase RuvX: MKTLGLDVGTKTIGVALSDAMGWTAQGLETVKRNPEVQDVIPDRLMEIINGNDVSKIVVGLPKNMNGSIGPSGEACQAFAELIQTTTNIPVDMWDERLTTVAAERMLISADVSRKKRKKVIDKMAAVMILQGYLDSKQN; this comes from the coding sequence ATGAAAACACTTGGATTGGATGTCGGTACAAAAACAATCGGCGTAGCGCTAAGCGATGCGATGGGGTGGACGGCACAGGGATTAGAAACCGTGAAACGTAACCCAGAAGTGCAGGATGTGATTCCTGATCGTTTAATGGAAATCATTAATGGGAATGATGTCAGCAAGATTGTCGTTGGACTTCCTAAAAACATGAATGGCTCAATTGGTCCGAGTGGCGAAGCCTGCCAGGCATTTGCAGAACTTATTCAGACAACGACTAATATTCCAGTTGACATGTGGGATGAAAGACTAACAACCGTCGCTGCAGAACGCATGCTGATTAGTGCTGATGTGAGTCGTAAGAAGCGTAAGAAAGTGATCGACAAAATGGCTGCTGTTATGATTCTGCAAGGATACTTAGACAGCAAGCAAAATTAA
- a CDS encoding DUF1292 domain-containing protein, with protein sequence MEEKERIIIPDENGDEHLFEVLFTFDVAENGQSYMTVVPADQADSEEEVEVYAFRYEEEDNEERDYKLFPIESDKEWEMVEEMLNTFSEEEEDSE encoded by the coding sequence ATGGAGGAAAAAGAACGTATTATCATTCCAGATGAAAATGGAGACGAGCATCTATTTGAAGTTCTCTTTACATTTGATGTAGCTGAGAACGGTCAATCTTATATGACTGTAGTTCCTGCTGATCAAGCTGATAGTGAAGAGGAAGTGGAAGTTTATGCTTTCCGCTATGAAGAAGAGGACAATGAAGAGCGAGACTATAAGCTTTTCCCTATTGAATCAGATAAGGAATGGGAAATGGTCGAGGAAATGCTCAACACTTTCTCTGAAGAAGAAGAAGATAGCGAGTAA
- the mltG gene encoding endolytic transglycosylase MltG, with amino-acid sequence MSDFKDLYKEKLMKRQTENQTVRKIVFIILLLLTITVAAVITGGYFYIKNILEPVDSDSKEKAAVTIPIGSSTSSIGAKLEEEGIIKDGTAFRYYVKYKNESGFQAGDYELSPSMTMDEIIAIMKSGKVMKEAVATISVPEGIWLEDIAARIAKELDLKQEDVIKKLDDEKYMKALVNEYWFLTEDILNEDIRHPLEGYLFPATYDFEEEPSVEVVVKDMLDKTDSVLKKYRSEIEDRDYSIHEMMTLASIIEEEASAKADRTKISKVFYNRLDKNMILQTDPTVVYARGEQSGEITQDDLDAKSPYNTYKQKGLPIGPIANPGESSIIAAIEPADTEALYFYARPSGETLFSETNEEHNKKVAKYKEEWTEYYKKKEKEEKEKEE; translated from the coding sequence TTGTCTGATTTTAAGGACTTGTATAAAGAGAAGCTTATGAAGCGCCAGACCGAGAATCAAACGGTAAGAAAAATAGTGTTTATCATTTTACTGCTTTTAACCATAACGGTGGCTGCCGTTATAACAGGTGGTTACTTCTACATAAAAAACATACTCGAACCAGTTGATTCTGATAGCAAAGAAAAAGCAGCTGTGACTATTCCAATTGGATCTTCAACATCTTCAATTGGAGCTAAACTGGAAGAAGAAGGCATCATTAAAGATGGCACAGCTTTCCGTTATTACGTGAAATATAAGAATGAAAGCGGCTTTCAAGCAGGTGATTATGAACTTTCACCTTCTATGACGATGGATGAAATTATTGCCATTATGAAGAGTGGGAAAGTAATGAAAGAAGCTGTTGCCACTATATCTGTACCAGAAGGAATCTGGTTAGAAGACATAGCTGCTCGTATTGCGAAGGAACTTGACTTAAAGCAAGAAGATGTTATTAAGAAATTAGATGATGAGAAATACATGAAAGCTTTAGTGAATGAATATTGGTTTTTAACAGAAGATATTTTAAATGAAGACATTCGTCATCCGTTAGAGGGTTATCTCTTCCCTGCTACTTATGATTTTGAAGAAGAACCTTCAGTGGAAGTCGTTGTGAAAGATATGTTAGACAAAACTGATAGCGTCTTAAAAAAATATCGCTCTGAAATAGAAGATCGTGATTATTCCATCCATGAAATGATGACACTTGCTTCGATCATTGAAGAAGAAGCGTCAGCAAAAGCTGATCGAACAAAAATTTCGAAGGTGTTTTATAATCGTCTTGATAAGAATATGATCTTACAAACAGATCCTACAGTTGTATATGCGAGAGGAGAGCAATCAGGAGAAATCACCCAGGATGATCTTGATGCAAAGTCGCCTTATAATACGTATAAGCAAAAAGGTCTGCCGATTGGCCCTATTGCCAACCCTGGTGAGTCGTCAATCATAGCGGCAATAGAACCAGCCGATACAGAAGCACTTTATTTCTATGCTCGACCGAGTGGCGAAACGCTGTTCTCAGAGACTAATGAAGAGCACAATAAGAAAGTTGCTAAGTATAAGGAAGAGTGGACAGAGTATTATAAGAAGAAAGAGAAAGAAGAGAAAGAAAAAGAAGAATAA
- a CDS encoding O-methyltransferase, producing the protein MISDHVEQYLESLRPNREDLIKEIEEYAREKHVPIMEQTSLDVMLQLLTFLKPGRILEIGAAIGYSAIRMAERLPDTAILTVERDETRYNEAIANIEKAGYSDRITVLFGDAFELADELKSYGSYQALFIDAAKGQYQRFFDEFYDELEKGGVVFSDNILFRGMVAEEEIEEKRFRSMVKKLRLYNEFLISHPELDTTIYPIGDGLAVSQRKNS; encoded by the coding sequence ATGATATCCGATCATGTGGAACAATATCTGGAATCTTTACGCCCGAATCGAGAAGACTTAATAAAAGAGATAGAAGAATATGCACGGGAAAAACATGTTCCAATTATGGAACAAACGAGTCTTGATGTGATGCTTCAACTCCTGACCTTTTTGAAACCGGGCCGAATATTGGAAATTGGTGCAGCCATTGGCTACTCAGCAATCCGTATGGCTGAGCGTTTGCCAGATACTGCTATACTTACTGTTGAACGAGATGAAACTCGTTATAATGAAGCGATCGCAAATATTGAAAAAGCAGGATACTCTGATAGAATAACCGTTTTATTTGGGGATGCATTTGAGCTGGCTGATGAGCTTAAGAGCTATGGTTCATATCAAGCGCTCTTCATTGACGCGGCCAAAGGTCAGTACCAGCGTTTTTTTGATGAATTTTATGATGAATTAGAAAAGGGCGGAGTAGTGTTTTCGGATAATATTCTCTTTAGAGGTATGGTAGCAGAAGAGGAGATCGAAGAGAAGCGCTTTAGATCAATGGTAAAAAAGCTCCGTCTTTATAATGAATTTTTAATATCCCATCCCGAACTAGATACTACAATATATCCTATTGGAGATGGATTAGCTGTTAGTCAGCGTAAAAACTCATGA
- the udk gene encoding uridine kinase: MVNRPVVIGVAGGSGSGKTTVTREIFKQFADQSVLVIEQDSYYKDQSEKSMPERLGTNYDHPLAFDNDLLIDHVKELMLYNPIQKPVYDYTVHTRSDKIIPVEPKDVIILEGILILEDERLRDLMDIKLFVDTDADLRILRRMVRDIRDRGRTLDSVVEQYTSVVRPMHLQFIEPTKRYADIIVPEGGQNRVAIDLMVTKIHTILEDKAML; this comes from the coding sequence ATGGTTAATAGACCCGTAGTAATTGGTGTTGCCGGAGGTTCAGGCTCAGGTAAAACCACTGTAACAAGAGAGATATTTAAACAGTTTGCTGATCAATCAGTGTTAGTCATTGAACAGGATTCTTATTATAAAGATCAGAGTGAAAAGTCAATGCCTGAAAGACTAGGTACAAACTATGACCATCCACTAGCGTTCGATAATGACCTGTTAATTGACCATGTGAAAGAACTAATGTTATATAACCCTATTCAAAAACCTGTCTATGACTATACAGTTCACACAAGATCTGATAAAATTATCCCTGTCGAACCAAAAGATGTCATTATTTTGGAAGGTATCCTAATTCTTGAAGATGAACGTCTCCGTGATTTAATGGATATTAAGCTATTTGTAGACACGGATGCTGATCTCCGTATTTTAAGAAGAATGGTTCGGGATATCCGTGACAGAGGGAGAACGCTTGATTCTGTTGTAGAGCAATATACTTCAGTTGTTCGCCCCATGCATCTTCAGTTTATAGAACCTACAAAGCGTTACGCAGATATTATTGTTCCAGAAGGCGGGCAGAATAGAGTAGCCATCGACCTAATGGTAACGAAGATTCATACGATACTCGAAGATAAAGCCATGTTATAA
- the greA gene encoding transcription elongation factor GreA, whose translation MAEDKKYYMTQDGKEKLEKELDSLKTEKRKEVVERIKIARSFGDLSENSEYDAAKDEQAFVEARIQTVENMIRNAEIIEEDNSSSNVVSIGKRVKFVEIPDGDEEEYIIVGSAEADPFEGKISNDSPMARSLLGRQIGEKVNVQTPGGEIRVEILEVS comes from the coding sequence ATGGCAGAGGATAAAAAGTATTACATGACACAAGATGGTAAAGAAAAGCTTGAAAAGGAACTTGATTCCCTTAAAACAGAGAAAAGAAAAGAAGTAGTAGAACGAATTAAAATTGCTCGTAGTTTTGGAGATCTATCTGAGAACTCTGAGTATGACGCTGCAAAAGATGAGCAGGCATTTGTCGAGGCGCGTATTCAAACAGTTGAAAATATGATTCGTAATGCTGAAATTATTGAAGAAGACAATAGCTCATCGAATGTTGTATCAATAGGTAAGCGGGTTAAATTTGTTGAGATTCCAGATGGAGATGAAGAAGAATATATTATCGTTGGTAGTGCTGAAGCTGATCCATTTGAAGGGAAAATTTCAAATGACTCACCTATGGCAAGAAGTCTTCTCGGCCGTCAAATTGGAGAAAAGGTTAACGTGCAAACTCCAGGCGGAGAAATTCGCGTTGAAATTCTAGAAGTTAGCTAA
- a CDS encoding peptidoglycan D,D-transpeptidase FtsI family protein, translating into MSRRRVTGVGFLFMCLMFVLVGRLIQLQLVETESYSKHEVNLIEASIDQRTQSYVLDEGRGTMLDRNGIPMSETIPALVLFPFLKDRDWPIEEVAKIIKTSPDEIDRSFDKRKQPFNYEKRLTSEQMRQINELSIPGVYAVNKPLNENPLAAHVIGSVRPNPDLIKSKYPEKWAEGIINEHTKLGISGLQAAFDPFLISEGDTTLLYHADRQGNPLLGLDVKLFSTTDSFYPLQVKTTLDMEIQNSLEEAVDEAGITNGGAVLLDIESNNLIGMVSRPLFESDDPLGKGAVNQMVKGYFPGSVFKTIILAAAYENGIKDTRTFNCDLNLYRDGPGNRDLGIMNLKSSFAASCNAAFTELAEELIKLDPDVIENTATKLGIGKTVGWEDMLYHYEDFKQFPDESEPVFFKDDKDKVVIKAIDQTAIGQLNVKLSPLAIANMMGTIGREGEAKQVRAVSDILYKNGTTFLSFSERNLNGKLSNKVVKSLQESLREVVVSGTGRTYLADLPVKVAGKSGTAELGEDLSFDHQWFAGYFPYDSPKYALVVVDFERKEKEYKTYEAFASIVKLLQQFERQ; encoded by the coding sequence ATGAGTAGGAGAAGGGTGACCGGAGTTGGTTTCCTCTTTATGTGCTTGATGTTCGTGCTAGTTGGGCGATTGATTCAGCTACAATTAGTTGAAACGGAATCTTATTCAAAGCATGAAGTGAATTTAATAGAAGCTAGCATCGATCAGCGTACCCAATCTTATGTACTAGATGAAGGAAGGGGAACGATGCTAGATCGAAATGGTATTCCGATGAGTGAGACCATTCCAGCTTTGGTTCTATTTCCGTTTTTGAAAGATCGGGACTGGCCGATTGAAGAGGTAGCAAAGATTATAAAGACTTCTCCTGATGAAATCGACCGCTCTTTTGATAAGCGAAAGCAACCATTTAATTATGAAAAAAGACTAACATCTGAACAGATGAGGCAAATAAACGAATTAAGTATTCCGGGTGTTTACGCTGTAAATAAACCATTGAACGAAAATCCGTTAGCTGCTCATGTTATTGGAAGTGTAAGACCAAATCCAGATCTAATCAAATCGAAATATCCTGAGAAATGGGCAGAAGGAATAATTAATGAACACACTAAATTAGGTATTTCAGGACTCCAGGCTGCTTTTGATCCCTTTTTAATATCTGAAGGAGATACCACACTCCTTTATCATGCTGATCGTCAGGGAAATCCTCTACTCGGACTTGATGTGAAGCTTTTTTCAACAACAGACTCTTTCTACCCCCTTCAAGTGAAGACAACGTTGGATATGGAGATCCAGAACAGTCTTGAGGAAGCGGTAGATGAAGCAGGTATTACAAATGGTGGAGCAGTTTTACTTGATATCGAATCGAACAATCTTATTGGAATGGTGAGTCGTCCTCTCTTTGAATCGGATGATCCACTTGGAAAAGGCGCAGTCAATCAAATGGTAAAAGGATATTTTCCAGGTTCGGTATTTAAAACGATTATTCTAGCAGCTGCCTATGAGAACGGGATAAAAGACACCCGCACATTCAACTGTGATCTAAATTTATATCGAGATGGACCTGGGAACCGTGACCTAGGAATCATGAACCTAAAGAGTAGCTTTGCAGCTAGCTGCAATGCCGCTTTCACAGAACTTGCTGAAGAGCTCATCAAACTTGATCCGGATGTGATTGAAAATACTGCAACAAAACTAGGGATTGGCAAAACTGTTGGTTGGGAAGATATGCTCTATCATTACGAAGATTTTAAACAGTTTCCCGACGAGTCGGAACCGGTCTTTTTTAAAGATGATAAAGATAAAGTTGTGATTAAGGCGATTGACCAAACAGCGATTGGGCAATTAAATGTTAAGTTAAGTCCACTGGCTATCGCCAATATGATGGGGACAATTGGAAGAGAGGGAGAAGCAAAACAGGTGAGGGCCGTTAGTGACATACTTTATAAAAATGGCACAACTTTCCTTAGTTTTAGTGAAAGAAACTTGAACGGAAAACTTTCGAATAAGGTAGTAAAGTCACTACAAGAATCGCTTCGAGAAGTAGTTGTAAGTGGAACCGGTCGTACATATTTAGCTGATTTACCAGTAAAAGTAGCTGGTAAGTCAGGTACTGCTGAACTTGGTGAAGATTTGTCATTTGATCATCAGTGGTTCGCTGGTTACTTTCCTTATGATTCTCCAAAGTATGCTTTGGTTGTTGTTGATTTCGAACGAAAGGAGAAAGAATATAAAACTTATGAAGCTTTTGCTTCAATCGTTAAGCTGTTGCAACAATTTGAGAGACAATAA
- a CDS encoding DUF1510 family protein — MRSRYGDRHSKRKQNIVLNSLIGIVLAVILVLVANIVFTGNDSQQTASEEQPPAQTSSDEKSNKSSDDSITSDEADSKDSESNDSDSDSNANQDSSKDESTDEEKEKEENEKEENDKEKEDKEDQDKEEADQEPGEPNLEGPWEPVGTVQSGPHKSSYTKGTDDWNEKIKAAESVMGLSEDQMTIWRIGGNGGPQKSFARVSKAGSGNQVYYIELEWVDGEGWKPVSVKPE; from the coding sequence TTGAGATCACGATATGGGGACCGACATTCAAAGAGAAAACAAAATATCGTATTAAATAGTTTAATTGGAATTGTTCTCGCAGTGATACTTGTACTTGTTGCCAACATTGTGTTTACGGGTAACGACTCTCAACAAACAGCAAGTGAAGAACAACCACCAGCACAAACAAGTTCAGATGAAAAATCGAATAAGAGCAGTGACGATTCCATTACTTCTGATGAAGCCGACTCGAAGGATTCAGAGTCCAATGATTCAGATTCTGACAGTAACGCTAATCAAGATAGTTCAAAAGATGAAAGTACTGACGAAGAGAAAGAAAAAGAAGAGAACGAAAAAGAAGAGAACGATAAAGAGAAAGAAGATAAAGAAGACCAGGACAAAGAGGAAGCTGATCAAGAGCCAGGTGAACCAAATCTTGAAGGACCGTGGGAGCCTGTGGGTACAGTGCAATCAGGTCCACATAAATCCAGTTATACCAAAGGTACTGATGACTGGAATGAAAAAATAAAAGCTGCAGAATCTGTTATGGGTCTATCAGAAGATCAAATGACGATCTGGAGAATAGGTGGTAATGGTGGGCCACAAAAGTCCTTTGCACGTGTTAGTAAAGCAGGATCTGGAAATCAAGTCTATTACATCGAACTTGAGTGGGTTGATGGAGAAGGTTGGAAGCCGGTTAGTGTTAAGCCAGAATAA
- a CDS encoding YrzA family protein, whose protein sequence is MSFSLERIDDKVEFFEGFSLEEIENKIQTQIDNNRALLLQVHSVQHHALTHEKTGRPYYSAVVHFKAK, encoded by the coding sequence ATGAGTTTTTCCCTTGAACGGATAGATGATAAAGTAGAATTTTTCGAAGGATTTTCGCTTGAAGAAATCGAGAATAAAATTCAGACTCAGATCGATAACAACCGTGCACTGCTGCTTCAAGTTCATTCTGTTCAGCATCACGCTCTTACACATGAAAAAACAGGCAGACCTTATTACTCTGCTGTTGTTCATTTTAAAGCTAAATAA
- a CDS encoding class I SAM-dependent DNA methyltransferase, whose amino-acid sequence MGREFIDLFERWADSYDTTVSGQDEEYRDVFKGYDGILSAVAQASSGHVLEFGVGTGNLTSILLKKGLSVTGIEPSKAMREKASERLPHVTLHDGDFMDFPTPTNPVQTIVSTYAFHHLTDEEKSIAIHKYSQLLAQNDKIVFADTAFKDDNARVKMHEKVKAKGYYNLLQDLQSEYYTTISVLETLFRKHGFDVTFTQLNDFVWLMEAIKN is encoded by the coding sequence ATGGGAAGAGAGTTTATTGATTTATTTGAGCGCTGGGCTGACTCGTATGACACAACGGTGTCTGGTCAAGATGAAGAGTATCGTGATGTCTTTAAGGGATACGACGGCATTCTATCTGCAGTTGCTCAAGCTTCCTCAGGCCACGTGTTAGAATTTGGCGTTGGAACAGGGAACTTAACTTCTATTCTACTTAAGAAAGGCTTGTCGGTAACCGGTATAGAGCCATCAAAAGCGATGAGAGAAAAGGCGAGTGAAAGATTACCTCATGTCACGCTTCATGATGGTGATTTTATGGATTTTCCAACTCCGACTAACCCTGTACAAACAATCGTGAGTACCTATGCATTTCACCATCTCACTGACGAAGAAAAAAGTATCGCCATTCACAAATATAGCCAACTACTGGCTCAAAATGATAAAATTGTATTTGCGGATACAGCATTTAAGGATGACAATGCTAGAGTAAAGATGCATGAGAAAGTGAAAGCAAAGGGATATTACAATTTGCTACAAGATTTACAGTCGGAATATTATACGACGATTTCAGTGTTGGAGACATTATTTCGAAAGCATGGATTCGACGTTACTTTTACTCAACTAAACGATTTTGTTTGGTTGATGGAAGCCATCAAAAATTGA
- the mtnN gene encoding 5'-methylthioadenosine/S-adenosylhomocysteine nucleosidase codes for MKIGIIGAMEEEVRILRDRLDHREEQVIAGSEFTTGSIDGQEVVLLKSGIGKVNAAIGTTLMNQLFKPDYILNTGSAGGFNPELKVGDIVISSEVRYHDVDATIFGYEYGQVPQMPALYEPNSMLVEAAERSAEKVTEHQVVKGMIATGDSFMDDAERVDYVRSKLANLDAAEMEAGAIAQVCYQFGTPFVIIRSLSDIAGKESNISFDQFLETASINSANLILNLVEELSKNG; via the coding sequence ATGAAGATCGGTATTATTGGAGCAATGGAAGAAGAAGTTAGAATTTTACGTGACCGTCTCGATCACAGAGAAGAACAGGTGATTGCAGGATCTGAGTTCACTACAGGAAGCATAGATGGCCAGGAGGTAGTTCTCTTAAAATCAGGCATTGGTAAAGTGAATGCGGCCATCGGAACAACATTAATGAATCAACTATTTAAACCAGACTACATTCTCAATACAGGCTCTGCGGGTGGATTTAATCCTGAATTAAAAGTAGGCGACATCGTGATTTCTTCAGAAGTTCGTTACCATGATGTAGATGCAACCATTTTTGGTTACGAATACGGCCAGGTTCCTCAAATGCCGGCTCTTTATGAACCGAACAGCATGCTTGTTGAAGCTGCTGAGCGAAGTGCTGAGAAAGTAACGGAACATCAGGTAGTAAAAGGAATGATCGCGACTGGCGATTCCTTTATGGATGATGCGGAGAGAGTTGACTATGTCAGGTCAAAACTTGCGAACCTAGACGCTGCAGAAATGGAAGCAGGAGCGATTGCACAAGTTTGTTATCAGTTCGGTACACCTTTTGTGATTATCCGCTCACTTTCTGATATTGCAGGGAAAGAATCAAATATTTCTTTCGATCAATTTCTTGAGACAGCTTCAATTAATTCAGCAAACTTAATTTTAAATCTAGTGGAGGAGTTGAGTAAGAATGGCTAA
- a CDS encoding S-ribosylhomocysteine lyase produces MAKKMNVESFNLDHTKVAAPYVRLVGVTKGPNGDEIYKYDIRFKQPNKEHMEMAGLHSIEHLMAENIRNHMENVVDIGPMGCQTGFYLAVLNHSNYDEILEVLEKTLQDVLNAQEVPACNEVQCGWAANHSLEGAKEIADEMLTHRDEWHIIFAK; encoded by the coding sequence ATGGCTAAAAAAATGAATGTAGAAAGTTTTAATCTTGATCATACAAAGGTAGCAGCACCATATGTTCGTCTAGTAGGCGTAACAAAAGGACCAAATGGTGATGAGATTTATAAGTATGATATTCGTTTCAAACAACCAAACAAAGAGCACATGGAAATGGCTGGTCTACACTCAATCGAACACTTGATGGCAGAAAATATTCGTAATCATATGGAGAACGTCGTTGATATTGGTCCGATGGGATGCCAGACTGGGTTTTATCTTGCAGTTCTAAATCATTCAAACTACGACGAGATTCTAGAAGTACTCGAGAAAACATTGCAGGATGTTCTAAATGCACAAGAAGTACCAGCGTGCAACGAAGTACAATGCGGCTGGGCTGCTAACCATAGTTTAGAAGGAGCAAAAGAAATCGCAGACGAAATGCTGACACATCGTGATGAGTGGCACATTATCTTCGCCAAATAG
- a CDS encoding PLP-dependent cysteine synthase family protein — protein sequence MEIFHNIHELVGRTPVIELHHFDLPGGVRLFAKLEFYNPGGSIKDRLGQELLQEAIDHNRIAPGGTFIEPTAGNTGIGLALAAVNRGYTVMFVVPEKFSMEKQDLMRALGAKIVNTPTELGMKGAIARAEELIEEIPNSYMPRQFGNPANPLTYYKTLGPELWKQLDGELDVFVAGAGTGGTFMGTARYLREQKANVKTVIVEPEGSILNGGESGPHKTEGIGMEFLPDYMDEAYFDSIHTVTDEVAFKRVKELAEKEGLLVGSSSGAALEAALIEAQHARPGTNIATIFPDSSERYLSKKIYQGGI from the coding sequence ATGGAAATCTTTCATAATATTCATGAGCTCGTAGGCCGAACTCCGGTCATCGAGCTCCATCATTTTGATCTACCAGGAGGCGTTCGCCTTTTTGCAAAGTTAGAGTTTTATAATCCTGGGGGAAGTATTAAAGATCGTCTTGGTCAGGAACTACTTCAGGAAGCGATTGATCATAATCGAATAGCCCCGGGCGGAACATTTATTGAGCCTACAGCTGGAAATACAGGCATTGGTCTTGCTCTTGCAGCGGTTAATCGAGGGTACACCGTGATGTTTGTGGTTCCAGAAAAATTCAGTATGGAAAAACAGGATTTAATGAGGGCGCTTGGTGCGAAAATTGTCAATACCCCTACTGAGCTTGGAATGAAAGGGGCAATAGCTCGAGCTGAAGAGCTAATTGAGGAAATCCCTAATTCATACATGCCTCGTCAGTTTGGTAATCCTGCTAACCCACTAACCTACTACAAAACACTTGGTCCAGAGTTGTGGAAGCAGCTTGACGGTGAGCTTGATGTTTTTGTAGCTGGGGCTGGAACTGGTGGAACATTTATGGGTACAGCTCGCTATTTGAGGGAGCAGAAGGCGAATGTGAAAACCGTTATTGTAGAACCCGAGGGATCCATTTTAAATGGTGGAGAATCTGGTCCTCATAAAACAGAGGGGATTGGTATGGAGTTTCTACCTGATTATATGGACGAAGCCTACTTTGATAGTATTCATACCGTAACAGATGAAGTAGCCTTCAAACGTGTAAAAGAGCTCGCTGAAAAAGAGGGCCTTTTAGTTGGAAGTTCCTCTGGAGCAGCGCTCGAGGCGGCTCTTATCGAAGCACAGCACGCTCGTCCCGGAACAAATATCGCTACGATTTTTCCAGATAGTAGTGAACGATACTTAAGTAAGAAGATTTATCAAGGAGGCATTTAA